CCTTGTACGTGGCGTCGTGCTTCACGAGGATCTGGTGCGCCCGGAACGTGTCACCGTCGAAGTGGCCCACGAGCACCACCGGCTCACCGGCCTTGAACAGCGACGACGGCTCACCGCCGAAGTAGTTGCACGGCACCCGCACGCCGTTGAACGCGATGTCGAACGTGAGCCGTTCGCCATCCTGCTCGCTGACCTTCACCGGCTTGGCGACGACGGTGCCCTGGATCCGGAAGGTGCGCGCGCCCAGGCTGGCCTTCTTCGCCACCGCCTGGTCGGCGTTGTAGAAGTAGGTGGTCGCCGAGCCGAGCTGGGTGATGAGGAAGGCGGCGGCGGCCACCAGCACCACCAGCACCCCACCCACCATGAGGCGACGGCGGTGGCGGCGGCGGTTGGCGGCGGGCGACGTCGGGCCCGAACGAGGGCTCAGCTCGAGCGTGTCGGCGGTTGCGACCGGGCGGCCGAGGCCGCCTTCGAGCTCTGCGTCGACGCCCTCGCCGCTGCCGGGGTCCTCGGTGGGCGCGCCCGGGTCGTGCCCGGTCACTTGGCGCCGGTCGCTTCGGGGGCGTCGGCGGGCGGCGCGCCGGTCGCCGCGGCGGGGGCCGGCGCGGCATCTCGCCGAGCGACCTCAGCGGCGCGCACCTCGAGCCAGCGCCGCTGACCCGCAGGCACGCGGCGGGCGAGGCGGCGACCGCGCACCACGGTCTGGACCGCCACCGCGATCAGGCCGAGACCCATGATCACGTAGCCGACGATCACGAACGGCCACGGGTCCTGCGGCACATCGTCGGCCGCGGCCACGAGCACAGCGAGCACCGTCATCGGGCCACCTCCGCCACCGGCGCCTTGCCACCCGGCGCAGGGCCACCCACCCCGTCGCCCGTGCCGCCCCCGACCCCTCCGCTCGTCGGCGGAAGTTCGGCCTCGGCACGCCGTTCGGCCAGCGCCACGTCGAGCCCGAGGTCTTCGGCCCGCACTTCGAGGTATTGGACGCGGAAGCGGTGCAGCAGCAGCCAGCCGTACGCCAAGGTGAACGCGAACATCGAGAACATCAGCGTGAACAGCATCGACCCCTCGATCTGCGGGTCGAGGCGGGTGATGGTGGGCCCCTGGTGCAGCGAGTTCCACCACACGGTCGAGTAGTGCACGATCGGCAGGTTGACCGCGGCGATCAGACCCGCCACGGCGCTCCACTTCGCCCGCGACGGCGAGCCGAGCAGCACCTTGCGCAGCGCGAGGTAGCCGCAGAACAGCACGAACATCAGGGCCGTGCTGGTGAGGCGGGCGTCCCAGGTCCAGTACACGCCCCAGACCGGCCGGCCCCACAACGAGCCCGAGATCAGGCACAGGCCGGTGAGCACCACGCCGACCTCGGCCGACGCGCCCGCCAGCAGGTCCCAGAACTCCGTCTTGCGCCACAGGTACAGGATCGACCCGAGCGCGGTGACACCGAACGCGAGGAAGGCGGTGAGCGCGGAGCCGACGTGCAGGTACAGCAACCGGGCCGCGTCGCCCTGGTTCTCGTCGGCCGGGGTGACGACCAGCGCCATCACGGCCAGGAACACCATGCTCACCAACGTCAGAGCACCGAGGATCCGGCTCCCGCGGGAGCCGGTACCGAGCGCGTTCACGATTCCTCCAAGACCGATCCGAAAGCGAGAATGCCAAACGCCACGTACACCAAGGCGAAGACGCCCAACAGCCCGAGCCAGGCCCAACCGCTGGTGGAGCTGGTGCCCAGCGCGGCCTCGAAAGCCTGGGTGGCGCCGATCAGGACCGGCGCCACGACGGGGAGCAACAGCAACGGGAGCAGGGTCTCGCGGCCCCGCACCCCAGCGACGAGTGCGCCATACAATGTACCGGCCGCTGCGATCCCCAAGGTCGCGACCAGGCAGGTGGCCGTGAGCAGCAGACCACCGGCCAGGTCGGTGCTGTACAAGATGGCCACGCCGGCGAACAGCAGCGCCTCGATCGCCAGCAGCTGGGCCGCCACCCCGGCCACCTTGCCGAGGAAGATCCCCGCCGGGTCGAGCAGCGAGAGGCGCAGTGCGTCGCGGGCGCCGTCGGCTGCCTCGGCGCCGAACGACCGCTGCACCGCGAGCAGCGAGGTCAACAGCACGATGATCCAAAACAGGCCGGGCGTCGCGCGTTGCAGCACGCCGCGCTGGTCGTCGAGCGCGAACGCGAACAGCAACAAGATCAGCAGCGCGAACGGCGCCATCTGCCCGAGCCCCACGCGCGACCGCCACTCGAGCCGCAAGTCCTTGCCCGCCACCAACACCGCGTCGTGCAGCGGTCGGTCACGAAGCACAGGTCACCGCCGGTGCGACCTCGGCCTCGGCCTCGGCGTCAGCGGGCGCTGCCGGCGCCGACGCCGGCGCCGCCTCGACCGCTTCGTCGTGGACCACCATCCCGCCGCTCAACACGATGCGCCGATCGGCCAGCCCGCCGGCGCGCTCGAGCTCGTGCGATGCCACCAACACGGTGGCGCCGGCCGCCGCCGCAGCCCGGACGATCTCGTCGATGGTGTCGCGACCGGCCGCGTCGAGACCGGCGTGCGGCTCGTCGAGCAGCCACAGCTCGGGACGGCGCGCCACCAGGCACGCGAGCGCGGTGCGGCGCCGTTGGCCCGCCGACAGGCGACCGACCAGCACGCCCGCGAGGCGACCGCTCAACCCGAGACGCTCCATGGCCGCCCCCGCGTCGACGTCGCGGGCACGCACGGCGCGAGCCCAGAAGCGCACGTTGTCGGCCACGGTGAGGTCGTCGTACAAACCCGTGGCGTGACCCAACATCCCCACCCGGTGCCGCACTCCGCGGCGGTCGACGCGCAAGTCGTGGCCGAGGACCGACGCCTCGCCGGACACGATCGGCAGCAGGCCCGCGCAGCTCCGGAGCAGGGTCGTCTTCCCCGCGCCGTTGGCGCCTTGTACGAGGACGATCTCGCCGTGGGCGACGTCGAGGTCGACGCCGGCCAGCGCAGGGAACCGACCCAACAGGGAGACCGCCTGACGGAAGTGGATGACGTGCTCCATGGGGACGCCACCACGCTACTGACGACCCCCCTGGGCGGACCAATGCACGCAAGGCCGAAACCGCCGCTCCCGCGGCCGGCGCCCCACCCAGGTCGGCCGCCGACGCAGGCGTCGTGATCCGATCGGGTGGCGGCCAGGGTGCATGATGAGCGGCTGATGTCCGAACCAAGGCGATTGGGCCCCGTCGTGGCACACGTTGCGCTCGTCCTCGGGCGTGCCCTCATCGCCATCGGCGTCCTGCTGCTCCTGTTCGTGGGCTACGAGCTGTGGGGCACCAACCTCAACGAGGCCAGCGCGCAAAAGACGCTGGAGCACCGCTACGAGCAGCTGCGCCAGTCGGTGGGCGCATCGTCGACCACCACGCCGACCACCGGCACCACCACGCCGGACACCGACAACTCCACGCTCAACCTGCCGAACGGCAAGCCCGCCGCGTCGAACGGTCCGGCGCCCAAGATCGGCGACCCGATCGGCGTGATCAAGATCCCGAAGATCCACGTCGACAAGACCATGGTCGAGGGTGTCAGCGATGCCGAGCTGCGCCGAGGGCCGGGCCACTACCCGAGCACGCCGCTCCCGGGCCAGCGGGGCAACGCCGGCATCGCCGGCCACCGCACCACGTACGGCGCGCCCTTCGCCGACATCGACCAGCTCGAGGCCGGCGACGACATCGTCGTCGAGACCGTGCAGGGCACCTTCTACTACAAGGTGATGGGCGACCCGCTGATCGTGGCGCCCACCGACGTGCAGGTGCTCGACGACTTCGGCGACAACCGCCTGACGCTCACGGCCTGCCATCCCCGGTACTCGGCAGCCAAGCGGATCATCGTGCAGGCCAAGCTGGTCGGGCCACCCGTGCAACCGCTCGCCGGGCAACACCAAGGGCAGGCCATGCGGTTCCACATCGACATCGGCTGGGGTCAGTACCTGCCGATGATCCGATGGGGCCTGCTCTGCGCCGCGATCTGGGCGGTCACGTGGGCCGCGTCACGCGAGCTCGACCGGCGCTTCGCGCTGGGCTGGCGCCGGTGGGCGCCGTATGTGGCCGGGGTGCCGGTGTTCCTGCTGGCCTTGTGGGCCTTCTTCGGCCAAGTGTCCACGTTGCTGCCGTCGAACTTCTGACGCCCGGTCCCGGTCGCGTCAGCGGCCGGTGAAGTCAGGGCGACGGCGGGCCTGGAACGCGGCGAGGCCTTCTTGGAGGTCGGCGCTCGCCCAGGCCCGGTCGCGGGCGGCCGCCGCTTCGGCCGCGCCGACCACACCGGTCGACGCGGCCAACATGAGCTTGTGGGCGGCCAGCGTGAGCGGCGCCAGGTCCGCCAGCTCCGTGGCCCATGCCAAGGCCGCGTCGAGGGCTGAGCCGGGCTCGACCAGGCGGTGGACGAAGCCGGTGCGGTGGAGGTCGCTCCCCCGCAGCACCTCGACCCCGAGCAGGAGCCCCCGCGCCGGCCCGTCGCCTGCCGCGACCACGAGCTGGTCGACCGTCCACTGGTCGACGGTGAGGCCCAACTTTGCGGCGGGGATCCCGAACGACACGTCGGCCGTGGCGACCCGGAGGTCGGCGGCCAGGGCGAGCTGCGTGCCGGCACCCAACGCCGGGCCTTCGATCGCCGCGAGCACCGGCACCGGCACGCTGCGCATGGCCTGCAACACCGACCGGAGCAGCGCCACGAACCCCTCGTCCTCGACGGTGGTGAGGTCGGCTCCCGCGCAGAAGAACCCGCCGGCGCCGGTGAGCACGACCGCCCGGGTGGCCGCCGGCAGGTCGCCGAGCGCGCCGAGCAGCGCCTCCAACGTGGCGTGGTCGAGGGCGTTGCGGCGCTCCGGTCGATCGAGAGTGACGACGCGGATCGCGTCGCCGTCGCCACTGGGTTCCACGTGCACGGCCATGGCCGCCGACGATACGCGCCGCGCGCTCGAGCCCCGACCGGCGACACTGGGGGCATGTGCCGCAACATCACCACTCTCCGGGGCCTGGTCCCCGCCGCCACGGTCGCCGAAGTCGAGGCCGCAGCCCGTCAGTACGTCCGCAAGGTGAGCGGGGTGCAAAAGACGTCGCCCGCCACCGAGGACGTGTTCGAGCGCGCCGTCGCCGAGGTCACCGCCACGACCCTCGCCCTGCTCGCAGAGCTGCCGCCCCGCAAGCAACCCCCGAAGACCGTGCCGCCGCTGCGCCGACCCGAGGTGCGGGCCCGCCTCGCCGCCCGCTGAACCTCACACCCGCCAGGCCGGGGGGCGCTTTTCGGCGAACGCGGCCAGGCCCTCGGCCGCTTCCTCGGTGGAAGCCGTGACCGTGAGCAAGGCGTGGAGCAGCGGGAGCGCCTCGTCTGCCGCCTGGTCCCACGTGCCGTAGAAGGAGTCGCGGCCGAGCTTCATGGCGACGGGCGGCTTGGCGGCGAGCGCCGCGACGAGCTCGTCGACCGCGGCGTCGAGCTCGCCCACCGGTACGACCCGGTTGACGAACCCGATCCGCTCGGCTTCGGCCGCGTCGACCCGGCGACCGGTCATCATCAGCTCGAGCGCCTTCTTCGGCGGCATCGAGTGCCGCATCGGCACGGTGATCATGTACGGCCACAGGCCGATGTCGATCTCCGGCGTGCCGAACGTGGCGTCGTCGGAGGCCACGATGAAGTCGCAGGCCAGCGCCAGTCCGAAGCCCCCGGCCAGGCAGTAACCGAACACCCTGGCCACGATCGGCTTGCCCAGCTCCCACATCTGGCGGAACAGGCGCGGGAGCTGCCCGCGGGCGTCGTGCAGGTCGGCGTAGCTCGCCCCTGCGGCCATCCCGCCGAGGTCGGCGCCGGCACAGAACGCCCGGTCACCCGCGCCGGTCAGCACCACCACCCGCACGTCGGGATCGGCGGCGGCCGCCCCGAACGCGTCGCTCAGCTCCGCCATGACCGTCCACGACAGCGAGTTGCGCTTCTCGGGACGGTTCACCGTGATGCGAGCCACCCCATCCGACGTCTCGTAGAGGACTTCCTCGTACGCCATGAGCTGGGACCGTACCGCTCACCCTCCGAGGCCGCCCTATCGTCGCGGCGTGCCTCGCGAGCCCCGCACCTCCGCCACGGCAACACCGACGGGCCCGCCATTGGTGGCGTGCGGCGTGCGGCTCGACACCAGCCGGCCGTTGATCATGGGCATCGTGAACGCCAGCCCCGACTCGTTCTCCGACGGCGGCGACCACGAAGGCGTGCAGCAACAGGCCGACCTGGCGGAGCGGCTGCTCGACGACGGCGCCGACCTGCTCGACATCGGCGGCCAGTCCGGCATAACCAAGGTGCCCGAGATCGAAGTGGCCGAGGAGCTGCGCCGGGTCATCCCGCTGGTCCGGGAAGTCCACCGGCGCCGACCCGACGCGGTGATCTCTGTCGACACGTACCGACCCGAAGTGGCGTCCGCGTCGATCGGGGCCGGCGCGTCGATCATCAACGACGTCAGCGCGCTGCTGTACCCCGAGGTCGCCGCGATCTGCGCCGAGCGCGGCGCCGCGCTGGTGGTAATGCACACCCGGGCGCGCCCCAAGCAACGGCTCCAGGACCGGGACTTGTACGGCGGCGACGTCACCGCCGACGTGGTGGCCCTGCTGCGCGGGCGGCTCGACGTCGCCCGGCAACGGGGCATGGCCGACGAGTCGCTGATCGTGGATCCCGGCATCGACTTCACCAAGACCCCGCAGCAGTCGGTCGTGCTGCTCCGCGAGCTCGCCGACGTCGAAGCCATCGGTCTCCCGGTGCTGCTCGCCTTGTCGCGCAAGGACTTCGTGGGCGCGCTGACCAACCGCCCGCCCCAGGACCGCCTCGCTGGCACGCTCGCCGCCGTCGCCCATGCGGGCACCGGACCGGGGATGATCTACCGGCTCCACGACGTCGCCGAGGCCGTCGACTTCCTCACGGTGCTCGCCGCGCTCGAGGGCCGCACCGAAGTCGACCCCGACCTCATGTTGGCCGAGCACCTCCGGCGCCGGACCCACCCCGGCTCGACCCCGGGCCGGCCCACGGCCGCCTCGACCGGTCCGGCTGCAGAGGTGGCACCGTGACGGCACCCACCGACCCGATCCTCGCCAAGCGGGCCCGGATCGCCAAGCTCGTGCAGACCGGCAAGCGGCTGGGCTACTCGGTGCTGCTCGCGGCAGTGGTGGCGTTCGTCGTCGGCTACTTCGCGGGGTTCACGAGCTGGCTCGTCACCGCGATCGTGGTGGCCCTGGTGGTGAGCTCGATCGTGCTCGCGCCCGCCATCGTGTT
This region of Acidimicrobiales bacterium genomic DNA includes:
- a CDS encoding DUF2277 domain-containing protein: MCRNITTLRGLVPAATVAEVEAAARQYVRKVSGVQKTSPATEDVFERAVAEVTATTLALLAELPPRKQPPKTVPPLRRPEVRARLAAR
- a CDS encoding cytochrome c maturation protein CcmE codes for the protein MTGHDPGAPTEDPGSGEGVDAELEGGLGRPVATADTLELSPRSGPTSPAANRRRHRRRLMVGGVLVVLVAAAAFLITQLGSATTYFYNADQAVAKKASLGARTFRIQGTVVAKPVKVSEQDGERLTFDIAFNGVRVPCNYFGGEPSSLFKAGEPVVLVGHFDGDTFRAHQILVKHDATYKAKHPDRVSSDAP
- the folP gene encoding dihydropteroate synthase; amino-acid sequence: MPREPRTSATATPTGPPLVACGVRLDTSRPLIMGIVNASPDSFSDGGDHEGVQQQADLAERLLDDGADLLDIGGQSGITKVPEIEVAEELRRVIPLVREVHRRRPDAVISVDTYRPEVASASIGAGASIINDVSALLYPEVAAICAERGAALVVMHTRARPKQRLQDRDLYGGDVTADVVALLRGRLDVARQRGMADESLIVDPGIDFTKTPQQSVVLLRELADVEAIGLPVLLALSRKDFVGALTNRPPQDRLAGTLAAVAHAGTGPGMIYRLHDVAEAVDFLTVLAALEGRTEVDPDLMLAEHLRRRTHPGSTPGRPTAASTGPAAEVAP
- a CDS encoding enoyl-CoA hydratase-related protein, translating into MAVHVEPSGDGDAIRVVTLDRPERRNALDHATLEALLGALGDLPAATRAVVLTGAGGFFCAGADLTTVEDEGFVALLRSVLQAMRSVPVPVLAAIEGPALGAGTQLALAADLRVATADVSFGIPAAKLGLTVDQWTVDQLVVAAGDGPARGLLLGVEVLRGSDLHRTGFVHRLVEPGSALDAALAWATELADLAPLTLAAHKLMLAASTGVVGAAEAAAARDRAWASADLQEGLAAFQARRRPDFTGR
- the ccsA gene encoding cytochrome c biogenesis protein CcsA; this encodes MNALGTGSRGSRILGALTLVSMVFLAVMALVVTPADENQGDAARLLYLHVGSALTAFLAFGVTALGSILYLWRKTEFWDLLAGASAEVGVVLTGLCLISGSLWGRPVWGVYWTWDARLTSTALMFVLFCGYLALRKVLLGSPSRAKWSAVAGLIAAVNLPIVHYSTVWWNSLHQGPTITRLDPQIEGSMLFTLMFSMFAFTLAYGWLLLHRFRVQYLEVRAEDLGLDVALAERRAEAELPPTSGGVGGGTGDGVGGPAPGGKAPVAEVAR
- a CDS encoding enoyl-CoA hydratase-related protein → MAYEEVLYETSDGVARITVNRPEKRNSLSWTVMAELSDAFGAAAADPDVRVVVLTGAGDRAFCAGADLGGMAAGASYADLHDARGQLPRLFRQMWELGKPIVARVFGYCLAGGFGLALACDFIVASDDATFGTPEIDIGLWPYMITVPMRHSMPPKKALELMMTGRRVDAAEAERIGFVNRVVPVGELDAAVDELVAALAAKPPVAMKLGRDSFYGTWDQAADEALPLLHALLTVTASTEEAAEGLAAFAEKRPPAWRV
- a CDS encoding heme exporter protein CcmB, yielding MLRDRPLHDAVLVAGKDLRLEWRSRVGLGQMAPFALLILLLFAFALDDQRGVLQRATPGLFWIIVLLTSLLAVQRSFGAEAADGARDALRLSLLDPAGIFLGKVAGVAAQLLAIEALLFAGVAILYSTDLAGGLLLTATCLVATLGIAAAGTLYGALVAGVRGRETLLPLLLLPVVAPVLIGATQAFEAALGTSSTSGWAWLGLLGVFALVYVAFGILAFGSVLEES
- a CDS encoding class E sortase; translated protein: MSEPRRLGPVVAHVALVLGRALIAIGVLLLLFVGYELWGTNLNEASAQKTLEHRYEQLRQSVGASSTTTPTTGTTTPDTDNSTLNLPNGKPAASNGPAPKIGDPIGVIKIPKIHVDKTMVEGVSDAELRRGPGHYPSTPLPGQRGNAGIAGHRTTYGAPFADIDQLEAGDDIVVETVQGTFYYKVMGDPLIVAPTDVQVLDDFGDNRLTLTACHPRYSAAKRIIVQAKLVGPPVQPLAGQHQGQAMRFHIDIGWGQYLPMIRWGLLCAAIWAVTWAASRELDRRFALGWRRWAPYVAGVPVFLLALWAFFGQVSTLLPSNF
- the ccmA gene encoding heme ABC exporter ATP-binding protein CcmA, with protein sequence MEHVIHFRQAVSLLGRFPALAGVDLDVAHGEIVLVQGANGAGKTTLLRSCAGLLPIVSGEASVLGHDLRVDRRGVRHRVGMLGHATGLYDDLTVADNVRFWARAVRARDVDAGAAMERLGLSGRLAGVLVGRLSAGQRRRTALACLVARRPELWLLDEPHAGLDAAGRDTIDEIVRAAAAAGATVLVASHELERAGGLADRRIVLSGGMVVHDEAVEAAPASAPAAPADAEAEAEVAPAVTCAS